The following are from one region of the Corynebacterium hindlerae genome:
- the alr gene encoding alanine racemase, with protein MDLLSTTIDLNAIAHNVRLIKARVAPAQLMCVVKADGYNHGAAEVARVMVENGADQLGVATLAEAHALADAHLPAPILAWIWSPEQHFRAALAAGISLGIPSMAHARAVADAGVRATVAVKVDTGLNRSGVPEAHWRECFELLASSPVQVTGLFSHLACADDPDDPTTDAQAAAFERALDLARQCGLEVPVNHLANSPATLTRPDLHYQMVRPGLICYGLEPIRGRDHGLKPALTWSARLTLVKAIAAGEGTSYGLTWWAPHDGNYAIVPVGYADGLPRAAQGRLEVAINGKRYPQVGRVCMDQIVVWLGQDTAAPGDEAILFGAGGMSATELADATGTINYEVACWPKGRTVRHYIGGHNES; from the coding sequence ATGGACTTGCTTAGCACCACCATTGACCTGAATGCCATCGCGCACAACGTCCGCCTGATTAAAGCGCGGGTAGCGCCGGCGCAGCTGATGTGCGTGGTGAAGGCTGACGGCTACAACCACGGGGCGGCCGAAGTGGCGCGCGTGATGGTAGAAAACGGTGCTGACCAGCTCGGGGTGGCGACGCTGGCCGAGGCGCACGCGCTTGCCGACGCCCACCTGCCCGCCCCCATCCTCGCCTGGATCTGGTCGCCCGAACAACACTTCCGCGCGGCCCTTGCCGCCGGGATTTCGCTGGGAATCCCCAGTATGGCGCATGCGCGCGCCGTAGCAGACGCCGGTGTGCGCGCCACGGTAGCGGTGAAGGTTGATACCGGGCTGAACCGCTCCGGGGTGCCCGAGGCCCACTGGCGGGAGTGCTTTGAGCTGCTGGCCTCCTCGCCCGTACAGGTGACCGGCTTGTTTAGTCACCTGGCCTGCGCGGATGATCCGGATGATCCCACTACCGACGCCCAAGCCGCGGCCTTTGAACGCGCCCTTGACCTGGCCCGGCAGTGTGGCCTGGAGGTTCCGGTGAACCACCTGGCTAATTCCCCGGCCACCCTCACCCGCCCTGACCTGCACTATCAGATGGTGCGCCCGGGCCTGATCTGTTATGGCCTGGAGCCGATCCGGGGCCGCGATCATGGCTTGAAACCGGCGCTGACTTGGTCGGCGCGCCTCACCTTGGTAAAGGCTATTGCTGCTGGTGAGGGCACTTCTTATGGGCTGACGTGGTGGGCGCCACATGACGGTAACTATGCGATCGTGCCGGTGGGCTACGCTGACGGGCTGCCCCGCGCCGCCCAGGGCCGCCTGGAGGTTGCGATCAATGGTAAGCGTTACCCGCAGGTTGGGCGGGTGTGCATGGACCAGATTGTGGTGTGGCTAGGACAGGACACCGCTGCACCAGGCGACGAAGCGATCCTGTTCGGTGCGGGCGGCATGAGCGCCACCGAGCTTGCCGACGCCACCGGCACCATCAACTACGAAGTTGCCTGCTGGCCAAAGGGCCGCACCGTGCGCCACTACATCGGAGGCCATAATGAAAGCTAG
- a CDS encoding NAD(P)H-hydrate epimerase has protein sequence MRHIGLYTPDQIRAAEAPLIAREGQVLMRRAAFAVAVEAAQLLGKVSGARVLVLAGSGNNGGDALFAAAELEKRGAQISVWQLGSRIHPAIRAIKYPRLVSSASAPGHIPDLIIDGILGIGARGALTLPGSLRAHAPTIAVDIPSGVDPMTGLVAGDAIKADVTVTFGGLKPAHILGWEYCGRVVVKDIGITLPKPWGYSAGIPLWPEPGPHDHKYTQGVLGVYAGSVQYPGAAVLCVQAAARATSSMVRYVGPCTREVIAAQPEVVIGQGRMDAAVIGPGLGPSAELARLLKEDIPLVIDADALTQLSQDAWLRQLVKDRQALTVLTPHAGEFASLTGAAGAPDRVAGAQELARQLRCVVLLKGRVTVVTDGQQVYLVEAGASWAATPGSGDVLAGVVGKAIAWRPEVGVVASASRLHALACARGPVVAGDIARALPGVRTRMLKHGLA, from the coding sequence ATGAGGCACATTGGCTTGTACACCCCTGACCAGATCCGTGCGGCGGAGGCGCCGCTTATTGCTCGTGAAGGTCAGGTGCTGATGAGGCGGGCGGCGTTTGCGGTAGCGGTGGAGGCTGCGCAGCTGCTGGGGAAGGTGTCGGGCGCTAGAGTTCTTGTGCTGGCAGGCAGCGGAAATAATGGCGGTGATGCACTGTTTGCGGCAGCTGAGCTGGAAAAACGTGGCGCGCAGATCAGTGTGTGGCAGCTGGGTAGCCGCATCCACCCGGCGATCCGCGCGATCAAGTATCCGCGGTTGGTGTCGAGCGCGTCAGCCCCCGGCCACATCCCGGACCTTATCATTGACGGCATCCTCGGCATCGGCGCGCGCGGCGCCCTAACGCTTCCCGGCAGCTTGAGGGCGCACGCCCCCACCATCGCCGTGGACATTCCGAGCGGCGTGGACCCGATGACGGGGCTGGTGGCAGGGGATGCCATTAAAGCCGATGTCACGGTGACTTTTGGTGGCCTCAAGCCTGCCCACATCCTGGGCTGGGAGTATTGCGGGCGAGTGGTGGTTAAGGACATTGGCATTACGCTGCCTAAGCCGTGGGGCTATAGTGCGGGGATTCCGCTGTGGCCGGAGCCGGGCCCGCATGACCACAAGTACACGCAGGGTGTGCTGGGGGTTTATGCAGGTAGCGTGCAGTATCCGGGGGCGGCGGTGTTGTGTGTGCAGGCGGCGGCGCGGGCGACGTCGTCGATGGTGCGTTATGTGGGGCCATGTACGCGTGAGGTGATTGCGGCGCAGCCGGAGGTGGTGATAGGGCAGGGGCGGATGGATGCGGCGGTGATCGGCCCGGGGCTTGGGCCTTCTGCGGAGCTTGCGCGCCTGCTGAAAGAAGATATTCCGCTGGTCATTGATGCTGATGCGCTGACGCAGCTGAGCCAGGATGCGTGGCTGAGGCAGCTGGTGAAAGATCGGCAAGCGCTGACTGTGCTCACGCCGCACGCGGGTGAGTTTGCGAGCTTAACAGGCGCAGCAGGCGCGCCAGACCGGGTCGCGGGCGCGCAGGAATTGGCGCGCCAGTTGCGGTGCGTGGTGCTGCTGAAAGGTCGGGTGACGGTGGTTACCGATGGTCAGCAGGTGTACTTGGTGGAGGCGGGGGCGTCGTGGGCGGCCACGCCTGGGTCGGGGGATGTGCTGGCCGGGGTGGTGGGGAAGGCGATTGCGTGGCGGCCGGAGGTGGGGGTAGTGGCGTCGGCAAGCAGGCTGCACGCTCTGGCGTGCGCCCGCGGCCCGGTGGTGGCGGGGGACATTGCGCGTGCGTTGCCGGGGGTGCGGACTAGGATGCTTAAGCATGGACTTGCTTAG